Within Conexibacter woesei DSM 14684, the genomic segment GTGCAGCTTCGCGGGCACGCGCTGACGCAGCTCGGCGACGTGGGAGACGATCCCGACCGCGCGGCCGCCCTCGCGCAGCGCGTCGAGCACGTCGAGCACCTCGTCGAGGGTGCGCTCGTCGAGCGAGCCGAAGCCCTCGTCGATGAAGAGCGTCTCCAGCCGGCTGCCGCCGGCGTCGGCGGCGACGACGTCGGCGAGTCCGAGCGCGAGCGCGAGGCTGGCGAGGAACGTCTCGCCGCCGGAGAGCGTCGCGGGCGAGCGCTCCTCGCCGGTCCAGCCGTCGAGGATGCGGAGATCGAGCCCGCCGCGGCGCTGGCCCTTGCCGCCGCCGTCGGAGTGGACGATCGCGTAGCGGCCGTTCGACATCCGCTCCAGGCGCGCCGTCGCCGCCTCGGCGACCTCCTCCAGGCGTGCCGCGAGCACGTACGCCGCGAGCCGCATTCTGAGGCGGTTGGACGAGGATCTTCCTTCCACGAGGTACGAGACCTCGGTCACGAGCCGTGCTTGCTCCGCTACGGGCGCGAGCCGTTCGAGCGCGCCGTCGAGGTCGGCGGCGAGGCGTATCACGTCGACGTGGCGGCGGCGGTCGACCGTCAGCCGTCCGTGCGCCGCCTCGTCGGCGCGAGCCGCCGCCGCGGCCTGCTCGCGCAGCACGTCGAGGTCCGGCGCGGGCTCGGCGGCCGCGGCCTGCAGCTGCTCGTCCTGGATCAACGCGACGCGCTGGGCGAGCCCCTCGTCGAACTCGCGCAACCGCCGCTCCAGCTGCTCCTGTGTGTCGCCCTCGCGCATCGCCGCGCGCGCGGCGTCGGCGGCCGGCGTGGCGATCGGTGCGGCGTGGGAGTCGAGCGCGGCGATCAGCCCCGCGTCGGCGGCCGGCGGCGCGAGCGGCGCGGCGTCGTCAGGCGTGAAGCCGGCGTCGAGCGCGGCCCGCTCGGCGGCGTCCGCGGCTGCGACGTGGGCGGCGGCGGTGCGAGCGGCGTGCTCCAGCGCCGCGGCGGCGGTCTCGCACGCGTCGGCTGTGCCGCGGAGCGAGTCCGCACGGTCCGCGATGCTGTCCGCGTCGCCGCGCGCCTCGGCGACCTGTGCGCGGTCGGCCGCCAGCGCGGCCGAGCGCTCCGCGTGGGCGGCGCGCGCGGTCGTCACCGTTTGCTCCGCCTCGCGGCGGCGCTGCTCCTGGGCGGCCGTGGTGGTCGCGAGCGCGTCGAGCGCGCGCTCGGTCCCCGCCAGCCCGTCGGCGAGCGTCCGTGCCGCCGACAGCTCGCTCGCGAGCCGGCGTGCGCGGTCGCCCAGCTCCTCGGCCGGCGCGTCGCCCGCGACCGCGCGCGCTGCCGCCAGCGCCTCCGCATGCGCCGCCGCTTGCCGTTCGCATCCGGAGCGCTCTTCCGCGAGCACCGCCTGCCGCTCCTGCGCCGCCCGCTCCTGCTCGGCGAGACTCGCCCCATCGGCGTTGGCCACGCGCGCGCTGTGGGCGGCGTCGGCCGCGTTCGCGCCGTGGGCGGCGGCGTCGCTGGCGCCGGCGGTGGAAGCGTCGGACGCGGCGTCGGCGGAGGGCGTCGCGGCCGCGCCGGCGAGGTGGGCTGGGGCCGGGTGGTCGGGAGAGCCGCAGACGGCGCACGGGTCGCCCGGGGTGAGGTCCGCGGCCAGCTCGGCTGCCATGCCGGCGAGGCGGCGCTCGCGCAGGTCGAGCCAGGCGGCGTGGGCGCTCTGGTGAGCATCGACGGCGGCGCGGACGCGGTCGGCGATCGCGTCGCCGGCCGCGACCAGACGGTCGCGCTCGGTCGCGCGTTCGGCGCGCTCGGCGGCGCCGCGTGACTCGGCGGCGAGCGCTTCGACGCGGTCGGCAGCGCGGCGTGCGGCCTGCAGTGTCTCGTCCAGCCTCCTCCGCTCCTGCCCGGCCTGCTCCAGCGCCTGCGCCGACGCGGCGAGGGTCGCGCCGGCCCGCTCGGCCTCCTGCGCGAGCGTCGCGAGCGACTGCTCGTCGGTCGCCAGCCGCTGCTCGACCGCGACAAGCGCGCCGAGCGCTCCCGCGCGCGTGCGCAGCTCGGCCGCGTGCGCGCGCAGCGCAGCCGGCCGCGGCTCCCCGTCGCTCGCCCCCGGTGCCGCCGGCTCCGCGTCCGTCCCCGGCTCCGCGTCCGTCCCCGGCTCCGCGGCCGTCCCCGGCTCCGCGTCCGTCCCCGGCTCCGCGGCCGTCCCCGGCTCCGCGTCCGTCCCCGGCTCCGCGGCCGCCCCCGGCTCCGCGGCCGCCGCCGACTCCGCGCCAGCTGCCCGCTCCGCGTCGTCGCCTGGCCCGGCCGCCGCGCCACGCTCCTCTGTCTCCAGTGGCGGGAGGTCGAAGAGGGTGAACACCTCGTGCTCGGGAGGCGCGGTCGATTGCTGCGGTTGAGCGACCGCAATCGACCACGGCTCCGCGGCGGGCGCGGGTGGCGCGGCCGCGACGGCCTCGGCCGCGGCGTCGGCGGCGGCACGCGACTCGTCGTCGAGCGCCGACCACGCTGCTTCGGCATCCGCCGCGGCTGTGGCCGCGTCGGCGCCGCGGGCGCGCGCGGTCTCCAGCAGCGCGGCGACGGGGGCGGCGCGGCGAGCGGCGAGCAGCTCCTGCTCGGCCGCGTCGCGGGCGCCGCGCCGGCTGCGCCACGACTCCAGCTCCGACAGCGCCTTCGCGAGCCGCGTGCGGCGGCCGGCCAGCTCGCTGCCGTCCGCGAAGGCGCGCTCGGCCGCGACACGTGCCGCGCGGGCGCCCGCGTTCGCTTCCTCGGCCGTCGCGGCGCTCGCTTCGGTCGTGATACCGAGCCCGCCGGTCCACTCCCGCACGCTCTCCAGCTCGTCCTCCCAGCCGTCGGGCGCCGGCTCGCCGGCGACCTGCGAGATGCGGGAGACGACGTCGCGCACGTCGCGCAGCTGCTGCTCCAGCTCGGCGCGCGCGGCCCTGCGGCGATCTCTCAGCCACCACTCGACGGCGGCGAAGCGCTCGGTCCCGAACAGCCGCTCCAGCAGTCTCCAGCGCTCGTCGCTGCCCGCTCGCAGGAACGCGGCGAACTCGCCCTGCGGGAGCAGGACGACCTGGCAGAACTGGTCGCACGTCATGCCGAGCGGGTCCGACAGCTCCGCTCTCGCCTCGTCCGGGCGCGCGGCGATCGTCACCCACTCGTCGTCGCGCAGCTCCTGCACCGTGCAGGCGGCCGCCTCCTCCGTGATGCCGTCACCGCGCAGCTTCGGGCGCACCTGCTTCGGCCGCCGGATGATCCGGAAGCGGCGGTCGCGCAGCGTCACGTCCAGCTCGACCTCGGTTCTGACGCCGGGGTCGGCGTGGTCCGAGCGCAGGCGCGAATCGCGCGAGCGGGCGCCCGGGACGTCGCCGTAGAGCGCGAAGCAGACGGCGTCGAGCAGCGTCGTCTTGCCCGCGCCGGTGTCGCCGTGCAGCAGGAACAGCCCGGCGGCGGCGAGCGCGTCGAAGTCGATCTCCTCGGTCGCGGCGAACGCCTGGAAGGCGGTGACGCGGAGCCGGTGCAGGCGCATCGCGCGCGGCGCCTAGGCGGCCGCGGCCGCCGGCTGGCCTTCGGCCTCCGCGATCCGCCGGGCCGTCAGCGCGTCACGCAGCAGCTCCAGCTCGTCGTCGTCGGCCTCGCTGCCGCGCACGTCGGCGATGAAGCGGCGGACCAGCTCGTCGTCGTCGAGACCGCGCAGGCGCTGGTAGGAGTCCCCGGGCGCGCTCTGACCGCCCTGCGGGTCGAACGCGAGCGCGACCGCGTGCGGGAAGCGGCGGCGCAGCCGCTCCATCGCGTCGCTCGGCCGCACCGGGTCGGTCAGCGTCGCCTGCACCCAGGCGCTCTCGCGCTCCCTCAGCCGCGGGTCGGCAAGCAGCTCGTCGAGCGTGCCGCGGAGTGCCGCGAGCGGGCGCGGGACGGGGCAGGGGAGCAGCTCCACGCCGACGGGCGCGCCGGCGGCGCCGACGTCGACCAGCGCGACCGACTTTCTCTGCGGCGCCTCGCTGAAGGAGAACGCGAGCGGCGAGCCGGCGTAGCGGCAGGCGGCGCCGCCGGCGATCTGCGGGCCGTGCAGGTGGCCGAGCGCGACGTAGTCCGCGCCGGCGAACGTGCCCGGCGGCACGTGCGCGGCGCCGCCGACGGCGAGGTCGCGCTCGCTCTCGGAGCCGGCCGCGCCGGAGACGAACGCGTGCGCCATCACGACGACGGGCGCGCTGCCCGCTGCGGAGCGGCGGCGGGCGATGTCCGCGCGCACGCGCTCCATCGCGGCACCCGTCACGGCGGCGTGGGAGCGCTCCTGCACGCCCAGCTCCTCGCGCACGAGATCGGGCTCGAGGTAGGGGAGCGGGTAGACGAGCGCGCCGCCGACCTCCACCGCCGTGCCGGCCGATGCCGGGTCGGTCACGACGTGCACGCCCGCGCGCGCGAGCAGCTCGGCGCCGAAGCCGAGCCGCGCAGCCGAGTCGTGGTTGCCGGAGATGACGACGACGGGCGCGATCTCCGACAGCCGCGCGAGCGCGTCGGACGCGAGCCGCACCGCATCGACCGGCGGCAGTGCGCGATCGTAGAGGTCTCCGGCGATCAGGATCCCGTCGACCCGCTCGGCGCGGGCGGTCGCGACGGCGAAGTCGACGAACGCGGCCTGCTCGCTCAGCAGATCCTCGCCGTGGAAGGCGCGGCCGAGATGCCAGTCGGCGGTGTGAAGCAGGCGTGTCATCGGCCCACTCACGATGACGGGCGGGCCGGATGGAACCGGCGCGGCAGCCGGCGTCAGGTCACGGGCGAGGCGTCGCCCCGCACCACGAGCCAGGTGCCGCCGAACTCGAAGACGTTCTGGCACAGCACGACGCCCGGCGTGTCGCGCACGTAGTAGTACAGCGGGTAACCGCCGTAGGTGACCTGCCGGCGGCCGTCGGCGCGGCGCGTCGTCGCGATCAGGCGCTCGCGCGCGCCGCTCCCGGCGACCGGGTCGCCTTTCGCGTAGACGGGCGGCCACGCCGCGGCGCAGGCGCCGTAGCAGCGCGGGCGCGACGAGCGCTCGCGGTCGAACAGGTAGAAGGCTCTGCCGCGGCCGTCGGCGAGGATCCGCCCGAACTGCGAGCCGACGATCCGGACGGTCGTGCCGGGTCTGGCCGCAGCGGTCACCGTCGGCGGGGCACCCGCGTCGCCGGCAGCACCGCGGTCCCCATCGCGGGGAGCGACCGCGAGCGCGACGGCGAAGACGGCGACGGCGATCGCCACGACGAACATGGGACCACGTTAGCGCGCGGTCCTGTGCACTTCGCGCCGGAAAGCAGCGCTACGCGGTCCGCGGGCCCGGCGGCGGCTCGACCGGCAGCATCTTGCGACGCGCCTCCTCGGCGGCGCGGCGGGCGTTGCGGCGCTGCGCCAGCTCGTCGAGTCGTCCGACGGCAGGCTGCGGGGCCGGCTGTCCGGCGCGCGCCGCCCGTGCGCGGACGATCGCGGCGGTGATCTCGGAGGACCGGCTTCTGCTGTTGCGGCTCCAGCTCGCCGGCATGTCGTCGTGCGTGGACATGAAGTCGAGATCGGCAGATCGGATGACTTCCTTGAATCCTGTGCGCCGCTCCTCCGGGTTGCGCGATGCGAGATGCTTCCGCAATGCGCCTCGTGACCCGTCTCGCGTCCGTCGTCGTGCTCGACACGCTGGTGCTGCTGGTGCTGGCCGCGGTCCTGCCCGGCTTCACCGCCGACGATTTCGGCGCCGCGCTGACGCTCGCGCTCCTGCTGGCGCTCGCGAACGCGCTGCTGTGGCCGCTGCTGATCCGCATCGCGCTGCCGTTCACGGTCGCCACGCTCGGCCTCGGCGCGCTGGTGCTGAACGCGCTCGTGCTGCTCGCGATCGCGCAGATCGACTACGGCGTCCACGTGCGGGACTTCGGCACCGCGCTCGTCGTGACGCTGCTGCTGACCGCGATCAGCTCCGCCGCCAGCGCCGTGCTCGCGCTCGGGTCCGGCGACCTCTGGTACCGCGAGGTCGTGCGCAGACAGCTCAAGCGCACGAAGCTCGCCGTCGAGAGCGACGTGCCGGGCGTCCTGTTCCTGGAGATCGACGGGCTCGCGCACGAGGTGCTGCAGCGCGCCCTGCGCGACGGCAACGCGCCGACGCTGGCGCGCTGGGTCCGCGACGGCAGCCACGAGCTGCGGCGCTGGGAGACCGATTGGTCCTCGCAGACCGGCGCCTGCCAGGCGGGGATCCTGCACGGCGACAACGACGACATGCCGGCGTTCCGCTGGTGGGAGAAGGACCGCGGCAAGGCGATCGTCACCAACCACCCGCGCGACGCGGCGGAGCTGGAGCGGCGCCGCTCCAACGGCCGCGGGCTGCTGCACGCCGACGGCGCCAGCC encodes:
- a CDS encoding COG4315 family predicted lipoprotein: MFVVAIAVAVFAVALAVAPRDGDRGAAGDAGAPPTVTAAARPGTTVRIVGSQFGRILADGRGRAFYLFDRERSSRPRCYGACAAAWPPVYAKGDPVAGSGARERLIATTRRADGRRQVTYGGYPLYYYVRDTPGVVLCQNVFEFGGTWLVVRGDASPVT
- a CDS encoding AAA family ATPase, which produces MRLHRLRVTAFQAFAATEEIDFDALAAAGLFLLHGDTGAGKTTLLDAVCFALYGDVPGARSRDSRLRSDHADPGVRTEVELDVTLRDRRFRIIRRPKQVRPKLRGDGITEEAAACTVQELRDDEWVTIAARPDEARAELSDPLGMTCDQFCQVVLLPQGEFAAFLRAGSDERWRLLERLFGTERFAAVEWWLRDRRRAARAELEQQLRDVRDVVSRISQVAGEPAPDGWEDELESVREWTGGLGITTEASAATAEEANAGARAARVAAERAFADGSELAGRRTRLAKALSELESWRSRRGARDAAEQELLAARRAAPVAALLETARARGADAATAAADAEAAWSALDDESRAAADAAAEAVAAAPPAPAAEPWSIAVAQPQQSTAPPEHEVFTLFDLPPLETEERGAAAGPGDDAERAAGAESAAAAEPGAAAEPGTDAEPGTAAEPGTDAEPGTAAEPGTDAEPGTDAEPAAPGASDGEPRPAALRAHAAELRTRAGALGALVAVEQRLATDEQSLATLAQEAERAGATLAASAQALEQAGQERRRLDETLQAARRAADRVEALAAESRGAAERAERATERDRLVAAGDAIADRVRAAVDAHQSAHAAWLDLRERRLAGMAAELAADLTPGDPCAVCGSPDHPAPAHLAGAAATPSADAASDASTAGASDAAAHGANAADAAHSARVANADGASLAEQERAAQERQAVLAEERSGCERQAAAHAEALAAARAVAGDAPAEELGDRARRLASELSAARTLADGLAGTERALDALATTTAAQEQRRREAEQTVTTARAAHAERSAALAADRAQVAEARGDADSIADRADSLRGTADACETAAAALEHAARTAAAHVAAADAAERAALDAGFTPDDAAPLAPPAADAGLIAALDSHAAPIATPAADAARAAMREGDTQEQLERRLREFDEGLAQRVALIQDEQLQAAAAEPAPDLDVLREQAAAAARADEAAHGRLTVDRRRHVDVIRLAADLDGALERLAPVAEQARLVTEVSYLVEGRSSSNRLRMRLAAYVLAARLEEVAEAATARLERMSNGRYAIVHSDGGGKGQRRGGLDLRILDGWTGEERSPATLSGGETFLASLALALGLADVVAADAGGSRLETLFIDEGFGSLDERTLDEVLDVLDALREGGRAVGIVSHVAELRQRVPAKLHVVKGRSGSHVEQSAATAAA
- a CDS encoding exonuclease SbcCD subunit D, with product MTRLLHTADWHLGRAFHGEDLLSEQAAFVDFAVATARAERVDGILIAGDLYDRALPPVDAVRLASDALARLSEIAPVVVISGNHDSAARLGFGAELLARAGVHVVTDPASAGTAVEVGGALVYPLPYLEPDLVREELGVQERSHAAVTGAAMERVRADIARRRSAAGSAPVVVMAHAFVSGAAGSESERDLAVGGAAHVPPGTFAGADYVALGHLHGPQIAGGAACRYAGSPLAFSFSEAPQRKSVALVDVGAAGAPVGVELLPCPVPRPLAALRGTLDELLADPRLRERESAWVQATLTDPVRPSDAMERLRRRFPHAVALAFDPQGGQSAPGDSYQRLRGLDDDELVRRFIADVRGSEADDDELELLRDALTARRIAEAEGQPAAAAA